GAAATGATTTAAGATTTATAGCAATTCATCCCAACATGGAAATAGCTATAACAATAGATAAATTTGAATATGGTTGTgtgataaatttattaaaagatcaAATTATTTCAAGAATTTTGTTTAAATCAAAAACAGGTATTATAACTTCATTTAATTATAACAACATTTTTTCTCCTCAAGAAGAACAGGATTCAGTGAATTCTGCTTTATTTACTCATAAtgggaatttttttttagttggAATAGGAAGAAGAGTTGTTATATGGAGAAGTcctagtaaaaaaaatagttataagttaataaaatataatgatataTGTTATCATTCCTTAAACATTATATCTATCGATATATCAACGgatgataaatattttttaacaaCTTCTTATGATTTAACTATAAGAATACATActgtagaaaaaaaaaaaaaaataaagccCACAATTTTAAGTGGAAACAAGACTACTATAGTTGCTGCATTTTTCTCAAAAAATAgagaatttatttttagtgTTAATAAATCGGGACTTATAATTGTTTGGTcctatgaaaaagaaaaaaacgaAGTAAGTGACcaagaaaatgaaaacgaaaatgatgatgataaaaatgaaaatgaaattgaAAATGGTGAAGACATAAATAGAGAAGATGgtgataaaaattatgaagaaaaaaatagtgATAACGAAAGTTCTCTTTTATTGAAAAGATCATTTTCTgaggggaaaaaaaaaagaaataaagcATTTAGAAAAAGATGGtgttacaaaaaaatttattattgtaATCAAGAGAAGAATGAAGAAGTTGTTAGAGCATGTTTTAATAAGGAACATGATTTACTAGTAATAGCATATTCTAGTGGAAAATTTGGAATTTATAATACACCTGATATGATTTCACTTTATAATATTAGTATAAATGCCTGCACTATTGATGACATTGCAATAAATAAAGATGGACAATGGATTGCCTTAGCTGAATCAAATAATGGTACTATAATTATATGGGAATGGAAAAGTGAAAGTTACATATTAAAACAAAACActacaaataaaaatgttaaatgTGTAAGATTTTCTCCAATTATTAGTCATTTAAAAATAGGTAGCCATATTGTAGATAATTGCAATGCATACCATGAATCAGACAATTTCACCAGTAAGTTTGTTATAGTAACAGGAAATGAAGACGGaactataaaattatatgattacttatcttttataaattttgttaCTTTTACTGCTCATACCAATACAGTCACTGATATCTGTTTTTTGCCACAAGGAAATGCTTTCATTTCTTGCTCATTAGACGGTACTGTAAGAGCATTTGATTTGCTAAGATATCGAAATTTTAAAGTTTATACACCTGATCTTATATCAGATGAAAATGGTAATAAATTgagaaaaaaagatatgAACAAATCagtaaaaaatgtaaataaaaaattaaatgtcCAATTTTTGTGTGTGAGTGTGAATATTAGTGGAAATATTGTAGCAGCAGGTGGAAGAGGTAATGaatttattgtatatatttgGAATGTTCAAACAGCTAAGTGCatagataaattatttgGCCATAATTCCCCTATAACTAAAATATGTTTTAGtactaatttaaaaaatgaggGTATCATAGCTAGCTGTTCTTGGAGTAAAAACGTTTTAATATGGGATTTATATGCAAGAAGAAATAAGGGAAGTAAATTCgaagaaattataaattctCATGATATTTCTTATATGTGTTTTGATCCAAGAGGAAATGATATATTAGCTGTTTGCACTTTAAGTtgcaaaataattttttgggATATTTCAGCTCAAGAAATTATTGGGACTATAGAAGGAGCTAGAGATATTAAAAGAGGAAGATTAATAGGAGAAGAATTTTTAGCTATTCCaaaagttaataaaaaaagaaaaaaaggtaATGAATTAGAagattatacatatattgaTGATATAGAAGAAGAAGGTAAAAACACGGTTGTTAATCAAAATTGCTATTTTACATGTATTGATTATATTCACAATGGGAATTATATAATTGGATGTGCTAATTGCAGTGTttccttatatatatatgatactaatttatatttattaattaaaattatcgATTTAACTAAAAATTATTGTGTTGATGGcataaaaagagaaatatCCACAAGATATATAACAGCAGAAGGAAAGAATATCTACGAGTTTGATTTAAGTGATGAAGAAGGAGATATTTATTTAGATAATtacaaaattattaatagaaagaaaaaacaaagCATATTACCAGGACAAATTAAtgagaattatttaaatagtaaatttaaaaaatataaattattattaaatcaaTTGGACATATCAGGAGATGATAGACACATTGCCGTTGCGTGTAGCACTGGATTATATGTGTTTACAAAAGATTTTCAATACCAGTTTGTaccaaatattaaaaatatttacaagGGTTTAATTACTCCTCTCACATATATCCCAAGATATTTAACTGAAAACGTTAATTTacgaaatttaaaaaattctttaaaaaaaaaagaatatataaaagcttttattttatgtttagCTTTAAATAACTATGAACATATATTAGAAGTGTATGAGAAAATaccatataatttaataccTTTATGTGTTAAAGTTCTAACAAAACcatttctatttattttaattaattttattaaaacacTCTTAATTAATGATACTATAAAACATATTCATTtgcatttatattatctaaattctatatttactatacattttaatatttttttaaataatgatttttctaacaatattaaaaataagcaaataaaaaaaaataatgaaaataatcaaGGAAACATTAGTGCACTTTCATCAGATGAATCAAGAACTTCCCTTTTACTAATATTGAAGCAAATATTTACTGTTTATAATGGCTTGCAATATTTATATAGTAACAATATTAAcgtattaaaatttttatgtttaaagaattaattggaaaaaaaagaagaagataataaaaacttGTATATATGAATTAAGAAGTATGAAAGAAGTTTACAATAAGGTTAAAgcaaattaatattattttaattaaaaatacatatatcagtatttaattattattctttttatagtaaaatttatatatatgtatatatacatatatatatttattttttttaaaccaTAAAATTTGTgtcttataataataaattctaaattttttaaatttaatgttttaaatttttatatatatatctaaatttttttttttttttttttgtgtatttaacttttttaatatgtatACATTTTGCAtacttataaaatatttgatatttttcaaatgaaacatttattttaattaaatataaatatttatttttaaattgaaatatatattctttaaatacgatttctttttttcttctttattttattaaacttatatgaaaaaaataagttgaaaaaaattttaagtttttaattaaactaaaaagaaaatcttaaattcatatattatttatagatatgtattaaaattacaatttttaataatttttttttttaatatataaatctttgtatatttttaaagaacATACAAAAATAATGCACAGATATAATTTgaactttttatataataatattgtgttcttaaaaataaaataatagtttcaaatgtatatttaaaaaaaataaaaaataatatatatatatatataataaatttctaaaatcattttttataaaatcatctaaaaatgaatagagagtaattttctttttccttttttttttttatatatatgatattctaaaaatatttttatgtgaTGATTAGattaaacatattttttattacaatgAAAGATAAgtattttattcattttttttcatttttataatatcttCAATTATTTATGTTAACAAATCTCAAGTAACCCTTCTTTGATGGTAAATCGATTTTTTTaacttcatttttaaatagtttGGAATGATCTGATTCTTTAACTGTAGGGAGAACACAACATTTATCTCCTTTATTCCAGTTAGCGGGTGTTGCAACTTCATAATTACTAGTTAGTTGTAGTGATTTTAGTACTCTTAAAATTTCCTGAATGTTTCTTCCTGTTGTTGCTGGATATAATATAGATGCCTTAACTTTTTTATCaggagaaataaaaaaaacacatCTGCAAGTTAATGGTAATCCTttaatatctttttctttttcatctattatttttaacttaTTAGCTAATTCTCTTGATTCATCACAAATTATAGGAATTTTccattcatttaaatttccgtaatatttaatatcaTCTATCCATTTTTCATGAGATTCTTTTGAATTGCAACTAAAACCAATTAATTTgcaatttaaatttaaaaattcatcATAAAATTTGCCAAATTCAGCCATTTCAGTAGTACACACAGGAGTAAAATCGTTTGGATGACTAAATAAAATAGACCAGTTATTTTCAACATACttataaaaatcaaaaattCCATCTATATTTGATGCTGTTGCTGTGAAATTAGGAAATGTATCCCCTAAATTATAACCCATtttgataatatatttttatttacgtaatttttaattttctttccAAATTCTTAACTTTTCAATTAGTTTTCTCAATTTTAAACCTTTTCCTAATTGAAAATatacaattatatatatatatatatctaggAATATAGAGCTTTTGTAAAATTACgaaaagttataaaaaaatggaatatttaaaataatacaatttataagttgttaaaaaaaaaaaaaaatgtaataattgaatatttttttgttcttttaatattaaatatttttaaaaaaaaacaaattataaaaaaattatttgtaacagcttaaataataaaaaaaaaaaaaaaaaaattattattataaatatatgtttttatacatatatatattattttgggaaaaaattcaaacaataattcatattaatatttcatattttgaaaaataaaattctttttcttttaattaaaataaataaaaagaaaataattaaaaaattaatcttttattaatataagtAACAGTGAAATTTCATGAATTctaaaaaatcatttaatttattaaaagaatataatatatatgattacatataaaatatatcaacAATGAAAAGTTATTAGAAtaaattattgaaaaataaGTGTAGATTATattccatatatatataataagtcttaataattttttctttaaaataacGAAAAAcgttttcatattatttttatattttaatgtataaataaataaaacaaataaaaaacaaaatgcatataaaacattaataaattattacatttatttaaaaatacacatttaaatataaaaaatagattaaaaaaatatatatattaataatatattcatatagaATAATTCATTAACGTTAATGATATGTATATTGATACAATTAGCTACAATATATAAGATGAATAATTATAacttaattcttttttaaatgaattgtttttaacataaaattattcatattcaTGTTTGAATTATTTAACAGAATTTAAAGTTtacagaaaataaatatgggtaaaatatttttatttcaatataATGGATGattaatatatacataattatataagaagagaaaaaaaaagaaaaaactttattaagatatattacaaaataaaatcaaaaaatttagttaaaatatttagaatTATGGAAATTTAAGGAAAAgaggaatttttttttttttaggattTATAAAATGATGAGATAATTATATgcatatagaaaaaattttcgttaatgaaaatgttatttatttttttctcattaatGTAGGTTTTTctagtatattttttcttattattttcttttattgttATTCTTAATTGTATGTAAAATTACGAAAATATATTAGTcatatgtttaaaaaaaaaacaaaataaaatttaataataacgTACTAGAAATACTAATGCTTGTGTATAgcttaatttaaatatattaagtttataattaatattggAGTTAAatcttcctttttttaaagtaagCATTGAAAAATACGAATAATTTttgattaataaatatatttccttAATTACTAGAATCATAATATTAAGCAATTACGTTTTATTTGTAGTGGGAATGAAAAAAAGTagcataataaaatttatgtaaaatagaaaatattaatatatttatttaaaatgtaaaagtgttattaaataaatacaatGAGCAACTTATTgcttcaatattttttaaattctattCCTATATTTTGAATTCAGATTTATAACTACAAAactaatataattaatatttattatgaaaactgaatatacaattatttaatattattaaaaaaatatatatatatattaaccaataaaaaatatataatatacataaaacAATTTTAAGTATCtttatatagataaaaaaagtgtacaataatattttttttttagaaaaaaagaaatgaaattataaatacttcaaataataaaaaaaaaaaaaaataagatatatatatatatagactaattatataaactagttagaaaaagatgaaataatattatgtataaaaataatgggaattatttaaaaaaaaggagtcataaataaaatataaagaaagggaaaaataagta
The Plasmodium relictum strain SGS1 genome assembly, chromosome: 1 DNA segment above includes these coding regions:
- a CDS encoding rRNA processing WD-repeat protein, putative; its protein translation is MLNYNLSNICGCFYTGGKILFSNDGNSLFVPVSNRINIYDLNSNSCNTLKSENRNDLRFIAIHPNMEIAITIDKFEYGCVINLLKDQIISRILFKSKTGIITSFNYNNIFSPQEEQDSVNSALFTHNGNFFLVGIGRRVVIWRSPSKKNSYKLIKYNDICYHSLNIISIDISTDDKYFLTTSYDLTIRIHTVEKKKKIKPTILSGNKTTIVAAFFSKNREFIFSVNKSGLIIVWSYEKEKNEVSDQENENENDDDKNENEIENGEDINREDGDKNYEEKNSDNESSLLLKRSFSEGKKKRNKAFRKRWCYKKIYYCNQEKNEEVVRACFNKEHDLLVIAYSSGKFGIYNTPDMISLYNISINACTIDDIAINKDGQWIALAESNNGTIIIWEWKSESYILKQNTTNKNVKCVRFSPIISHLKIGSHIVDNCNAYHESDNFTSKFVIVTGNEDGTIKLYDYLSFINFVTFTAHTNTVTDICFLPQGNAFISCSLDGTVRAFDLLRYRNFKVYTPDLISDENGNKLRKKDMNKSVKNVNKKLNVQFLCVSVNISGNIVAAGGRGNEFIVYIWNVQTAKCIDKLFGHNSPITKICFSTNLKNEGIIASCSWSKNVLIWDLYARRNKGSKFEEIINSHDISYMCFDPRGNDILAVCTLSCKIIFWDISAQEIIGTIEGARDIKRGRLIGEEFLAIPKVNKKRKKGNELEDYTYIDDIEEEGKNTVVNQNCYFTCIDYIHNGNYIIGCANCSVSLYIYDTNLYLLIKIIDLTKNYCVDGIKREISTRYITAEGKNIYEFDLSDEEGDIYLDNYKIINRKKKQSILPGQINENYLNSKFKKYKLLLNQLDISGDDRHIAVACSTGLYVFTKDFQYQFVPNIKNIYKGLITPLTYIPRYLTENVNLRNLKNSLKKKEYIKAFILCLALNNYEHILEVYEKIPYNLIPLCVKVLTKPFLFILINFIKTLLINDTIKHIHLHLYYLNSIFTIHFNIFLNNDFSNNIKNKQIKKNNENNQGNISALSSDESRTSLLLILKQIFTVYNGLQYLYSNNINVLKFLCLKN
- the 1-CysPxn gene encoding 1-cys peroxiredoxin, putative, producing MGYNLGDTFPNFTATASNIDGIFDFYKYVENNWSILFSHPNDFTPVCTTEMAEFGKFYDEFLNLNCKLIGFSCNSKESHEKWIDDIKYYGNLNEWKIPIICDESRELANKLKIIDEKEKDIKGLPLTCRCVFFISPDKKVKASILYPATTGRNIQEILRVLKSLQLTSNYEVATPANWNKGDKCCVLPTVKESDHSKLFKNEVKKIDLPSKKGYLRFVNINN